In Arthrobacter burdickii, one DNA window encodes the following:
- a CDS encoding ATP-dependent DNA helicase UvrD2, whose protein sequence is MSGLLLEDSILEGLDDEQRTVASTLTGPLCVLAGAGTGKTRAITHRIAYGVHTGVYKPQQVLAVTFTARAAAEMRTRLRDLGAGGVQARTFHAAALRQLQYFWPQAVGGPLPALVDHKAQLIAESARRLRLSTDRAAIRDVAAEIEWAKVSMLTPDAYSAAAAGRAEPAGMDLTTVSRIFSAYEDLKIDRNLIDFEDVLLTTVAILEEDEKVAATVRAQYRHFVVDEYQDVSPLQQRLLDLWLGERRELCVVGDASQTIYSFTGATSRHLLDFTKRYEGAQVVRLVRDYRSTPQVVRAANTLLAARSSEADRHAVGTTWSAPLELVAQRPAGPEPAFTECSDDEAEAAECARRIGVLLDQGVKASEIAILYRTNGQSEAYEQALASAGIGYQLRGGERFFQRREVRDALLQLRAAARTQGDDDVPQQVRDVLASLGYTSVAPQNSGAVREKWESLAALVGLADELNRVRGPEAFTLQLFVAELEERAAAQHAPTVQGVTLASLHSAKGLEWDAVFLVGLSEGLMPISFADTQEGIDEERRLLYVGITRARIHLFLSWSTSRSPGGRASRKPSRFLDALRPATAGQASFRQPRAKTNRKASSPAVCRVCKRPLLTGSERKIGRCNDCPASYEEQTFEALRAWRLVEAREKDVPAFVVFTDATLVAIAEAKPQTLDELGDLAGVGSAKLERYGEAVLEIISDNA, encoded by the coding sequence GTGTCCGGATTACTGCTCGAGGACAGCATCCTCGAGGGGCTCGACGACGAACAGCGGACGGTGGCGAGCACGCTCACGGGACCGCTCTGCGTGCTCGCCGGAGCAGGCACGGGCAAGACGCGCGCCATCACGCACCGCATCGCCTATGGCGTCCACACCGGGGTCTACAAACCGCAGCAGGTACTCGCCGTGACGTTCACGGCGCGTGCGGCCGCCGAGATGCGCACACGGCTCCGTGACCTCGGAGCGGGCGGAGTGCAGGCCAGGACCTTCCATGCCGCGGCGCTTCGCCAGCTGCAGTACTTCTGGCCGCAGGCTGTCGGGGGTCCCTTGCCGGCGCTGGTCGACCACAAGGCACAACTGATCGCCGAATCGGCGCGGCGACTGCGCCTGTCGACCGACCGCGCCGCCATCCGGGACGTCGCGGCGGAGATCGAATGGGCAAAGGTCTCCATGCTGACACCGGACGCGTACTCGGCTGCAGCCGCGGGCCGGGCGGAACCGGCGGGGATGGACCTCACCACGGTCTCCCGTATCTTCTCGGCCTACGAGGACCTCAAGATCGACCGCAACCTCATCGACTTCGAGGACGTCCTGCTGACCACGGTCGCCATCCTCGAAGAGGATGAGAAGGTCGCGGCCACGGTCCGGGCCCAGTACCGGCATTTCGTGGTCGACGAGTACCAGGACGTCTCGCCGCTCCAGCAGCGCCTGCTCGACCTCTGGCTGGGGGAACGGCGTGAGCTGTGCGTGGTCGGCGATGCGAGCCAGACCATCTACTCGTTCACGGGAGCGACGTCGCGGCACCTGCTCGACTTCACCAAGCGCTACGAGGGCGCGCAGGTGGTGAGATTGGTCCGCGACTACCGGTCGACCCCGCAGGTAGTGCGTGCTGCCAACACCCTACTGGCGGCGCGAAGCAGCGAGGCCGACCGGCATGCGGTGGGAACCACGTGGTCCGCCCCGCTGGAGCTGGTCGCGCAGCGCCCGGCGGGTCCCGAACCGGCCTTCACCGAGTGCAGCGACGACGAGGCCGAGGCCGCGGAGTGCGCCCGGCGCATCGGCGTCCTGCTCGACCAGGGCGTGAAGGCGAGCGAGATCGCCATCCTCTACCGCACCAACGGCCAGTCTGAGGCGTACGAGCAGGCACTGGCGAGTGCGGGCATCGGCTACCAGCTGCGCGGCGGCGAGAGGTTCTTCCAGCGCCGCGAGGTCCGCGACGCCCTGCTGCAGCTGCGCGCTGCGGCACGTACCCAGGGCGACGACGACGTCCCCCAGCAGGTGCGCGACGTCCTCGCCTCGCTCGGGTACACCTCCGTCGCACCCCAGAACTCCGGCGCCGTCCGGGAGAAGTGGGAGTCGCTCGCCGCCCTCGTCGGGCTGGCCGACGAACTCAACAGGGTCCGCGGACCGGAGGCCTTCACCCTGCAGCTGTTCGTCGCCGAACTCGAGGAGCGGGCAGCGGCCCAGCACGCTCCGACGGTGCAGGGAGTCACCCTGGCATCGCTGCACTCCGCCAAGGGGCTCGAGTGGGACGCCGTCTTCCTCGTCGGGCTGAGCGAAGGGCTCATGCCCATCTCGTTCGCCGACACCCAGGAGGGCATCGACGAGGAACGCCGGCTTCTCTATGTCGGTATCACCCGCGCCCGCATCCATCTCTTCCTCTCCTGGTCGACCTCGCGCTCGCCGGGCGGACGGGCCAGCAGGAAGCCCTCACGGTTCCTCGATGCGCTGCGCCCGGCAACCGCCGGTCAGGCATCCTTCCGCCAGCCGCGGGCGAAGACAAATCGCAAGGCGTCGTCTCCCGCCGTCTGCCGGGTGTGCAAGCGGCCCCTCCTCACGGGGTCGGAGCGGAAGATCGGCCGCTGCAACGACTGCCCCGCGAGCTACGAGGAACAGACGTTCGAAGCGCTCCGCGCCTGGCGGCTCGTGGAGGCCCGCGAGAAGGACGTGCCCGCCTTCGTCGTCTTCACCGACGCCACGCTGGTCGCCATCGCGGAGGCGAAACCCCAGACGCTGGACGAACTCGGCGACCTGGCAGGCGTGGGATCCGCGAAGCTCGAGCGGTACGGCGAGGCCGTGCTCGAGATCATCAGTGACAACGCCTGA
- a CDS encoding M48 metallopeptidase family protein — MSADIRDGVLRVSIPGHFSASQERHWVERMVERMSAKYFDAPAIDDDRPVPALLQRAERLAVQYLGGRGVPATIGWVTNQNSRWASATPAHRSVRLSHKLQGMPDWVVDYVILHEMAHLIEPSHNAAFWDLLTTYPRTETAKAFLDGAAFAAQRSLTGGQEDF, encoded by the coding sequence GTGAGCGCCGACATCCGGGACGGCGTCCTCCGTGTCTCCATCCCAGGCCACTTCTCCGCCAGCCAGGAGCGCCACTGGGTCGAGCGCATGGTGGAGCGGATGTCGGCCAAGTACTTCGACGCCCCCGCGATCGACGACGACCGGCCCGTGCCCGCGCTGCTCCAGCGGGCGGAGCGGCTCGCGGTGCAGTACCTGGGCGGCAGGGGAGTGCCGGCGACCATCGGATGGGTGACCAACCAGAATTCGCGGTGGGCGTCCGCCACCCCTGCCCACCGTTCCGTCCGCTTGTCCCACAAGCTCCAGGGGATGCCCGACTGGGTCGTGGACTACGTGATCCTGCACGAGATGGCACACCTGATCGAACCCTCGCACAACGCCGCCTTCTGGGACCTGCTCACCACCTACCCGCGGACCGAGACGGCCAAGGCCTTCCTGGACGGGGCGGCCTTCGCAGCCCAGCGCAGCCTGACGGGTGGGCAGGAGGACTTCTGA
- a CDS encoding zinc-dependent metalloprotease, translated as MLSKMFGGGAGGFDPQEIAKMFGGGAGGFDPQEIAKAAGLPSDPAAMAMMMQQVQAMFSTPSEGPVNWQMAHDQARRVAASDNDPSVTSLQRRSVDEALKLAELWLDPVTDFPSTGQLGRAWSRAEWVEATMSTWRRLTEPVATSIAKALSDVISEQLPEEMKSMMGMMGGPASMLQNVGGAMFGMQLGQAVGALSKDVVGSTDIGVPLAEGRMALLPANVAAFGAGLDIPEQEVQLFLAVREAAHVRLFTHIPWLTGHLLGSIERYARGIHIDMGKIEEAARDIDPTNPESLQGALSQGVFMPERTPEQDAALVRLETTLALVEGWVDQLTAAAAANLPSADALREMVRRRRATGGPAEHAFASLVGLELRPRRLRDASVLWSLLTEERGVEGRDALWQHPDLLPTAEDLDDPAGFSERRRLIESSDADVDAALERLLSGGFEPQDEDTAGGEGSGEATKGTPAADTDSDTGPSSVSDEGSDTEDGPADGSR; from the coding sequence ATGCTGTCGAAGATGTTCGGCGGCGGAGCCGGGGGCTTCGACCCCCAGGAGATCGCGAAGATGTTCGGCGGCGGGGCCGGCGGCTTCGACCCCCAGGAGATCGCGAAGGCGGCAGGCCTGCCCTCCGACCCGGCCGCCATGGCCATGATGATGCAGCAGGTCCAGGCGATGTTCTCCACGCCCAGCGAGGGCCCGGTGAACTGGCAGATGGCCCACGACCAGGCGCGCCGCGTGGCCGCGTCGGACAACGACCCCTCGGTCACCTCGCTGCAGCGCCGGAGCGTCGATGAGGCCCTGAAACTCGCCGAGCTGTGGCTGGATCCGGTGACCGACTTCCCGAGCACGGGCCAGCTCGGACGCGCCTGGTCGCGCGCGGAATGGGTCGAGGCCACCATGTCCACGTGGCGCCGTCTCACCGAGCCCGTCGCCACGAGCATCGCCAAGGCCCTGTCCGACGTCATCTCCGAGCAGCTTCCGGAGGAGATGAAGTCGATGATGGGCATGATGGGCGGCCCTGCCTCGATGCTCCAGAACGTGGGCGGCGCGATGTTCGGCATGCAGCTCGGGCAGGCCGTGGGCGCGCTCTCCAAGGACGTCGTCGGGTCGACGGATATCGGCGTCCCCCTCGCCGAGGGACGGATGGCGCTGCTGCCCGCCAACGTCGCGGCCTTCGGTGCGGGCCTCGACATCCCCGAACAGGAGGTCCAGCTCTTCCTTGCAGTCCGCGAGGCGGCCCACGTCCGGCTGTTCACGCACATTCCGTGGCTCACAGGTCACCTCCTCGGCAGCATCGAGCGATACGCGAGGGGCATCCACATCGACATGGGCAAGATCGAGGAAGCTGCGCGGGACATCGACCCGACCAACCCCGAGAGCCTGCAGGGCGCCCTCTCGCAGGGCGTGTTCATGCCCGAACGGACCCCCGAGCAGGACGCCGCACTCGTGCGCCTCGAGACCACGCTCGCCCTCGTCGAGGGCTGGGTCGACCAGCTCACGGCGGCCGCAGCAGCCAACCTCCCCTCCGCCGACGCGCTGCGCGAGATGGTCCGGCGCCGCCGTGCGACGGGTGGACCGGCCGAGCATGCGTTCGCATCGCTCGTCGGGCTGGAGCTGAGGCCGCGCCGCCTGCGCGATGCCTCGGTGCTGTGGTCGCTCCTGACGGAGGAGCGCGGCGTCGAAGGGCGCGACGCCCTGTGGCAGCACCCCGACCTTCTTCCCACCGCCGAGGACCTCGACGACCCCGCCGGCTTCTCGGAGCGCCGTCGGCTGATCGAATCCTCCGACGCCGACGTCGATGCAGCACTGGAGCGCCTCCTGTCCGGCGGCTTCGAGCCGCAGGACGAGGACACCGCTGGCGGCGAGGGCTCCGGCGAAGCAACCAAGGGAACGCCCGCAGCGGATACCGACAGCGACACTGGGCCGTCGAGCGTCTCCGACGAAGGGTCGGACACCGAGGACGGGCCTGCGGACGGCAGCCGCTGA
- a CDS encoding YlbL family protein, which translates to MTQSVHFETYTPEEPSRPRDPRFRAMTVSGCLAVGLCAAAVLLPSPYVIESPGPTFNTIGEINGQPLIHVEGRESFPPQGELDLTTVYVSGGPNGQVNVLDTFRAWVDPDENVRPEQLVYPEGTTSSDVAEQNAVAMTSSQESAIAAALSHEDIAYTEELSVAGLAADSASDGVLEEGDVLRAVDGKEIENIETLRSALRDAEGAPATLSIVRDGVEDEVSVTPRQSEEGNYQLGILLASTFDFPFDVTIQLDNVGGPSAGMMFALGIIDTLTEGDLTGGRHFAGTGTIDSTGAVGRIGGIAQKLVAARAGGADFFLAPEGNCDEVVGHIPDGLTVVKVATLDEAFDSVEALGAGGDPAELPSC; encoded by the coding sequence GTGACGCAGTCTGTCCACTTCGAGACCTACACCCCCGAGGAGCCCTCGCGGCCCAGGGACCCGCGCTTCCGCGCGATGACGGTGTCCGGGTGCCTCGCCGTCGGCTTGTGCGCAGCCGCGGTGCTCCTGCCGTCGCCCTATGTCATCGAGTCGCCCGGGCCGACGTTCAACACCATCGGTGAGATCAACGGACAGCCCCTCATCCACGTCGAGGGCAGGGAGAGCTTCCCGCCGCAGGGCGAACTGGACCTCACGACGGTGTACGTGAGCGGCGGACCGAACGGCCAGGTGAACGTCCTCGACACGTTCCGCGCCTGGGTGGATCCCGATGAGAACGTCCGGCCCGAGCAGCTGGTCTATCCGGAGGGAACGACGTCGTCCGACGTCGCCGAGCAGAATGCGGTGGCGATGACGTCGTCGCAGGAATCCGCGATCGCCGCCGCGCTGTCCCACGAGGACATCGCCTACACCGAGGAGCTGTCGGTCGCGGGACTTGCCGCTGACTCCGCGTCCGACGGGGTCCTGGAGGAAGGGGACGTCCTGCGCGCGGTCGACGGGAAGGAGATCGAGAACATCGAGACCCTGCGTTCGGCACTGCGCGACGCCGAAGGAGCGCCGGCCACCCTGTCGATCGTCCGGGACGGAGTCGAGGACGAGGTCTCCGTGACGCCCCGGCAGTCGGAGGAAGGGAACTACCAGCTGGGCATCCTGCTGGCGTCCACCTTCGACTTCCCGTTCGACGTGACCATCCAGCTCGACAATGTCGGAGGTCCGTCCGCCGGCATGATGTTCGCGCTCGGCATCATCGACACCCTGACGGAAGGGGATCTCACCGGCGGCAGGCACTTCGCGGGGACCGGGACGATCGATTCCACCGGTGCGGTCGGCCGTATCGGCGGGATCGCCCAGAAGCTCGTGGCAGCACGCGCCGGTGGCGCGGACTTCTTCCTGGCTCCCGAGGGGAACTGCGATGAGGTCGTCGGCCACATCCCCGACGGATTGACCGTGGTGAAGGTGGCGACCCTCGACGAGGCCTTCGATTCCGTCGAGGCGCTGGGTGCAGGCGGGGACCCGGCGGAGCTGCCCTCCTGCTGA
- a CDS encoding UPF0182 family membrane protein, with protein MTSGPDRPFGSRPSPASASLGRRRSPLIPTIIVVAVIVIAFVYLSQVYADVLWYQQLGFLEVFVTENLSRIVLFVVAFLIMAGAVYFSLRIAFHSRPIYAPDSAIQDNLNRYQAQLEPIRRLLMLGIPVVLGAFAGTAASSQWQEVLLFLNRVPFGKTDPEFGMDYGFYMFTLPFLSFVTGFLISVVIISAIATVLTHYLYGGIRLEEKGLFTTKAARVQIAVVAALFLVLQGVNYWLDRYDTLLNQGTWAGALYTDVNAVIPTKAILAVAAVIVAVLFVASAFIGRWRLPLIGTAMLIITALLAGGVYPAIVQRFQVRPSELSLEGEYIDRNINLTREAYGLDQVEVEAYNPEAVPQAGALGDDGETTANIRLLDPNLVSDAFSQLQQFRQYYQFPETLNVDRYEIDGEVQDAVIAVRELDTNGVPEGWVNEHAFYTHGYGVVAAAGSTVEPDGRPSFLQSGIPSTGVLGDESTYEPRIYFGEDSPEYSVVGAPEGQAPAEIDRPQNENSEDESRTTFDGDGGPDVGNAFNRLVYALKFQSTDLLLSNQVNSASQILYDRDPVERVRKLAPYLTLDGNSYPAIVDGRVKWIIDGYTTSANFPYSTQQELESATQDSQTAEGLATALPAEQVNYIRNAVKATVDAYDGSVDLYAWDDQDPILKSWQNVYPSSLKPYSEMSADLMAHVRYPEDLFKVQRELLARYHVTSTDEFYNNSEAWNVPADPEESADGAATTATTDRQPPFYLTLQMPNQDEAAFSLTTPYIPFVPTGQTPRNVLYGFLAANGDAGTGEDGVKSENYGRLTLLDSSGQDSVVGPGQAQNLFNSDTTVSQELNLLRQGASEVINGNLLTLPIGGGIAYVQPVYVQSSGSSSFPVLRRVLVSFGDNVGFAPTLDEALDQVFGGDSGATTGDSENVGETPEDPAAPPAEEGGEGATPTPTPTPSAGGTPGTDDPAADLRTALDDANTAIKDGNAALAAGDFAAYGEAQDRLQDALQRALDAEERVSAGTGQ; from the coding sequence GTGACATCCGGACCAGACCGTCCGTTCGGCAGTAGGCCGAGCCCCGCAAGTGCTTCACTAGGCCGGCGCCGCAGCCCGCTGATCCCGACGATCATCGTCGTGGCGGTGATCGTCATCGCCTTCGTCTACCTGTCCCAGGTCTACGCGGACGTTCTCTGGTACCAGCAGCTCGGGTTCCTCGAGGTCTTCGTCACGGAGAACCTGTCCCGGATCGTGCTGTTCGTCGTCGCGTTCCTCATCATGGCTGGTGCCGTGTACTTCAGCCTGCGCATCGCGTTCCACAGCAGGCCCATCTACGCGCCGGACAGTGCCATCCAGGACAACCTGAACCGCTACCAGGCGCAGCTCGAGCCGATCCGGCGCCTGCTGATGCTCGGTATCCCCGTGGTCCTCGGCGCCTTCGCGGGCACCGCCGCCTCCTCGCAGTGGCAGGAGGTGCTGCTCTTCCTGAACCGGGTGCCGTTCGGCAAGACCGACCCCGAGTTCGGGATGGACTACGGGTTCTACATGTTCACGCTGCCGTTCCTCAGCTTCGTGACGGGCTTCCTCATCAGCGTGGTCATCATCAGCGCGATCGCCACCGTCCTCACCCACTACCTGTACGGCGGGATCCGGCTCGAGGAGAAGGGCCTGTTCACCACGAAGGCCGCCCGCGTGCAGATCGCCGTCGTCGCGGCCCTCTTCCTGGTCCTGCAGGGCGTCAACTACTGGTTGGACCGCTACGACACACTGCTGAACCAGGGCACCTGGGCCGGCGCGCTCTACACCGACGTCAACGCGGTCATCCCCACCAAGGCGATCCTCGCCGTCGCCGCCGTCATCGTGGCGGTCCTGTTCGTCGCATCGGCTTTCATCGGCCGCTGGCGTCTGCCGCTGATCGGTACGGCGATGCTCATCATCACGGCCCTGCTCGCAGGTGGCGTCTACCCCGCCATTGTGCAGCGCTTCCAGGTGCGCCCGTCCGAGCTCAGCCTCGAGGGCGAGTACATCGACCGGAACATCAACCTCACCCGGGAGGCATACGGCCTCGACCAGGTCGAGGTCGAGGCGTACAACCCCGAGGCGGTCCCGCAGGCCGGTGCACTGGGCGACGACGGGGAGACCACGGCGAACATCCGCCTGCTCGACCCGAACCTCGTGTCCGACGCCTTCAGCCAACTCCAGCAGTTCCGCCAGTACTACCAGTTCCCCGAGACGCTCAACGTGGACCGCTACGAGATCGACGGCGAAGTCCAGGACGCGGTCATCGCGGTGCGGGAACTGGACACCAACGGTGTACCGGAAGGGTGGGTCAACGAGCACGCCTTCTACACCCACGGCTACGGCGTGGTCGCCGCGGCCGGTTCGACCGTGGAGCCGGACGGCCGGCCGTCCTTCCTGCAGTCCGGTATCCCCTCGACCGGTGTGCTCGGTGACGAGTCCACCTACGAGCCCCGCATCTACTTCGGGGAGGACTCTCCCGAGTACTCGGTCGTCGGAGCGCCGGAAGGACAGGCTCCCGCCGAGATCGACCGCCCGCAGAACGAGAACTCCGAGGACGAGTCCCGCACCACGTTCGACGGAGACGGCGGACCGGATGTGGGCAACGCCTTCAACCGCCTCGTGTACGCGCTGAAGTTCCAGTCCACCGACCTCCTGCTGTCCAACCAGGTGAACAGCGCGTCGCAGATCCTCTACGACCGCGACCCCGTGGAGCGCGTCCGCAAGCTGGCTCCCTACCTGACGCTCGACGGCAACAGCTACCCGGCGATCGTCGACGGCAGGGTGAAGTGGATCATCGACGGGTACACCACCAGCGCCAACTTCCCCTACTCGACCCAGCAGGAGCTGGAGTCCGCGACGCAGGATTCGCAGACGGCCGAGGGCCTCGCGACGGCTCTTCCGGCCGAGCAGGTCAACTACATCCGCAATGCCGTGAAGGCCACGGTCGACGCCTACGACGGCTCGGTGGACCTGTACGCCTGGGACGACCAGGACCCGATCCTGAAGTCCTGGCAGAACGTGTACCCGTCCTCGCTGAAGCCCTACAGCGAGATGTCGGCGGACCTCATGGCGCACGTTCGCTACCCCGAGGACCTCTTCAAGGTGCAGCGCGAACTCCTCGCCCGCTACCACGTCACCTCCACGGACGAGTTCTACAACAACAGCGAGGCATGGAACGTGCCCGCTGATCCGGAGGAGAGCGCGGACGGTGCGGCGACGACCGCGACGACCGACCGCCAGCCGCCGTTCTACCTGACACTGCAGATGCCCAACCAGGACGAGGCCGCGTTCTCGCTGACCACGCCGTACATCCCCTTCGTGCCCACGGGCCAGACCCCGAGGAACGTGCTGTACGGCTTCCTCGCGGCCAACGGAGATGCCGGCACCGGCGAGGACGGCGTCAAGAGCGAGAACTATGGGCGCCTCACACTCCTCGACAGCTCGGGCCAGGACTCCGTGGTCGGCCCCGGCCAGGCGCAGAACCTCTTCAACTCGGACACCACGGTGTCGCAGGAGCTCAACCTGCTGCGCCAGGGTGCATCGGAGGTCATCAACGGCAACCTGCTGACCCTGCCGATCGGTGGCGGGATCGCCTACGTGCAGCCCGTGTACGTGCAGTCCTCGGGCAGCTCGTCCTTCCCCGTCCTGCGGAGGGTCCTCGTGAGCTTCGGCGACAACGTCGGGTTCGCACCGACGCTCGACGAGGCGCTCGACCAGGTCTTCGGCGGCGACTCCGGAGCGACCACGGGCGACAGCGAGAACGTCGGCGAGACGCCCGAGGATCCGGCAGCGCCCCCTGCGGAGGAAGGCGGCGAAGGTGCAACGCCGACGCCGACCCCCACCCCGTCCGCAGGGGGAACCCCCGGGACGGACGATCCGGCGGCGGACCTCCGGACCGCGCTCGACGATGCGAACACGGCGATCAAGGATGGGAACGCCGCGCTCGCGGCCGGCGACTTCGCTGCCTACGGTGAAGCGCAGGACCGCCTGCAGGACGCACTCCAGCGGGCGCTCGACGCCGAGGAACGCGTCTCGGCGGGCACCGGGCAGTAG
- a CDS encoding cryptochrome/photolyase family protein, with the protein MAVTLVWFRDDLRISDNPALAAAADSGDDVVACYVLDEDTEGIRPLGGASKWWLHHSLAALSASLTDLGIPLVLRRGAAADVVPRVVAESSAHAVAWNRRYGLAERTTDAALKASLADQGVEATSYQANLMYEPWEVTSGTGGAYKVFTPFWRACLASRTPRKPLPAPDSLHGPQLPSDDLDALGLLPSPDWAQGLRDTWTPGEAGAHARLDDFLDRARGYKDNRNLPGVKGTSMLSPHLRFGEISPFEVWHAAQDSRDPSTAEDIRVFGSELGWREFSWQLLYFHPELATVNYRPEFNAFTWETSTRSELEAWQRGQTGYPLIDAGMRQMWEIGWMHNRVRMATASFLIKNLMIDWRVGEKWFWDCLVDADAASNAASWQWVAGSGADASPYFRIFNPVLQSKKFDPDGKYLVRFVPELADADNVHEPWKGAAPGYPEPVVDLKESRERALSAYKALSES; encoded by the coding sequence ATGGCCGTGACACTGGTGTGGTTCCGCGACGATCTCCGCATTTCCGACAACCCGGCGCTCGCCGCAGCGGCGGACAGCGGGGACGACGTCGTCGCCTGTTACGTCCTCGACGAGGACACGGAGGGCATCCGCCCGTTGGGCGGCGCCTCGAAGTGGTGGCTGCACCACTCACTCGCCGCGCTTTCGGCGTCGCTCACCGACCTCGGTATACCCCTCGTCCTGCGGCGGGGAGCGGCAGCGGACGTGGTCCCCCGGGTCGTCGCCGAGTCCTCGGCGCACGCCGTCGCCTGGAACCGGCGCTACGGGCTGGCAGAGCGCACCACCGACGCAGCGCTGAAGGCCTCCCTGGCCGACCAGGGGGTCGAGGCGACGAGCTACCAGGCCAACCTGATGTACGAACCGTGGGAGGTCACGTCGGGGACGGGAGGGGCCTACAAGGTCTTCACGCCGTTCTGGCGGGCCTGCCTGGCGTCGCGGACCCCCCGGAAGCCCCTCCCGGCCCCGGACTCCCTGCACGGACCCCAGTTGCCGTCCGACGACCTCGACGCCCTGGGGCTCCTCCCGTCTCCCGACTGGGCACAGGGCCTCCGCGACACGTGGACACCCGGCGAGGCGGGGGCACACGCCCGGCTGGACGACTTCCTCGACAGGGCCCGCGGCTACAAGGACAACCGCAACCTGCCCGGCGTCAAGGGCACCAGCATGCTCTCGCCCCACCTGCGGTTCGGGGAGATCAGCCCGTTCGAGGTCTGGCATGCCGCCCAGGACTCCAGGGACCCTTCGACGGCCGAGGACATCCGCGTCTTCGGCTCCGAGCTCGGCTGGCGGGAGTTCAGCTGGCAACTGCTGTACTTCCATCCCGAGCTGGCGACCGTGAACTACCGTCCCGAGTTCAACGCCTTCACGTGGGAGACCTCCACGAGGTCCGAGCTCGAGGCGTGGCAGCGTGGACAGACCGGCTACCCGCTGATCGACGCCGGGATGCGCCAGATGTGGGAGATCGGCTGGATGCACAACCGCGTCCGCATGGCGACGGCGTCCTTCCTCATCAAGAACCTCATGATCGACTGGCGCGTCGGTGAGAAGTGGTTCTGGGATTGCCTGGTGGATGCGGACGCCGCGTCGAACGCCGCGAGCTGGCAGTGGGTCGCGGGCTCCGGTGCCGATGCCAGCCCCTACTTCCGCATCTTCAATCCGGTGCTGCAGAGCAAGAAATTCGATCCCGACGGGAAGTACCTCGTGCGGTTCGTGCCAGAACTGGCGGACGCGGACAACGTCCACGAACCGTGGAAGGGCGCGGCACCCGGGTACCCGGAACCCGTCGTCGATCTCAAGGAGAGCCGGGAGCGGGCACTGAGCGCGTACAAAGCCCTGTCGGAGAGCTGA
- a CDS encoding PspA/IM30 family protein, with amino-acid sequence MVKQSIFGRIAQLTRANVNALIDQAEDPQKMLDQMVRDFTNSIAEAESAVAQTIGNLRMMQDDYNEDVENARSWGNKALAASRKADEYRTSGDTADAQKFDNLAKVAIQRQIAAENEAKGAEPTIASQTEIVDKLKDGLNQMKGKLSELTTKRDQLIARARTAQAQQQVHDAVKSIDFMDPTSEVGRFEEKIRREEARVRGQQELASSSLDAQFESLEDLGEQTEIEARLAALKSGAGTQSAIGQGATTDATTGAPLTTGETTY; translated from the coding sequence ATGGTAAAGCAGTCAATTTTCGGCAGGATCGCCCAGCTCACGCGAGCCAACGTCAACGCGTTGATCGACCAGGCGGAGGATCCGCAGAAGATGCTCGACCAGATGGTCCGCGACTTCACGAACAGCATCGCCGAGGCCGAGAGCGCCGTCGCGCAGACCATCGGCAACCTCCGCATGATGCAGGACGACTACAACGAGGACGTCGAGAACGCCCGTAGCTGGGGCAACAAGGCGCTCGCGGCCTCCCGCAAGGCCGACGAGTACCGTACCTCCGGCGACACGGCGGATGCCCAGAAGTTCGACAACCTGGCCAAGGTGGCCATCCAGCGCCAGATCGCCGCGGAGAACGAGGCGAAGGGCGCCGAGCCGACCATCGCGTCGCAGACCGAGATCGTCGACAAGCTCAAGGACGGCCTCAACCAGATGAAGGGCAAGCTCAGCGAACTGACGACCAAGCGCGACCAGCTCATCGCCCGTGCGCGCACCGCCCAGGCGCAGCAGCAGGTGCACGACGCCGTGAAGAGCATCGACTTCATGGACCCGACGAGCGAGGTGGGCCGCTTCGAGGAGAAGATCCGGCGCGAGGAGGCGCGGGTCCGCGGACAGCAGGAGCTCGCGTCGTCGAGCCTGGATGCGCAGTTCGAGAGCCTGGAGGACCTCGGCGAGCAGACCGAGATCGAAGCGCGCCTGGCCGCACTCAAGTCCGGCGCCGGCACGCAGTCGGCGATCGGTCAGGGTGCGACCACCGACGCCACGACCGGCGCCCCCTTGACCACGGGCGAGACCACCTACTGA